In Candidatus Chlorohelix allophototropha, one DNA window encodes the following:
- a CDS encoding ParB/RepB/Spo0J family partition protein, with protein sequence MSTEKPDKAPLKRRLVKESPFARLTQRTQDVGEEAMKEARLLDLTRVRPNPNNPRRNRSEQGMRELIEDVKARGILQPPIVRPIGDEYEIVVGERRYLAAQAAGLTQIPAIVRELNDAEARIISLVENIQREDLSFEDEARYFEVLSKEYGYSIRQTAELVNKSKSYVEARLLLLKNPHILAQVQSERLGLHEATLLARMGMGANEMGEGVAQTVREKDRAVESVREKDNYRNFPLVQPIRRLTDFIRNTRSKIENAPSDERHALIKAINELEEEIQVIKYRLDEM encoded by the coding sequence GTGTCAACCGAAAAGCCCGATAAAGCCCCCTTAAAACGACGCTTGGTAAAGGAAAGCCCCTTTGCGCGACTGACCCAACGCACTCAGGACGTGGGCGAAGAAGCGATGAAAGAGGCGCGTCTGCTTGACCTAACGCGGGTGCGCCCGAACCCCAACAACCCGCGCCGCAATCGCAGCGAACAGGGCATGCGCGAGCTTATTGAGGATGTTAAAGCGCGTGGCATCTTGCAACCGCCGATTGTGCGCCCCATCGGCGATGAGTACGAAATCGTGGTGGGTGAGCGGCGTTATCTGGCGGCACAAGCAGCAGGGCTGACTCAGATTCCGGCGATTGTGCGCGAGCTAAACGATGCCGAGGCGCGTATCATTTCGCTGGTCGAGAATATCCAGCGCGAAGATTTGAGCTTTGAAGACGAGGCGCGTTATTTCGAAGTGTTGAGCAAGGAATACGGCTATAGCATCCGTCAGACCGCCGAACTGGTCAACAAGAGCAAAAGCTATGTTGAGGCGCGTTTGCTGCTACTGAAAAATCCGCACATTCTGGCGCAAGTGCAAAGCGAGCGTTTGGGTTTGCACGAGGCGACTTTGCTGGCGCGTATGGGTATGGGCGCAAACGAGATGGGCGAGGGCGTTGCTCAGACCGTCCGCGAAAAGGACAGAGCGGTGGAAAGTGTCCGCGAAAAGGACAATTACCGCAACTTCCCGTTGGTACAACCCATCCGCCGCCTGACCGATTTTATCAGGAATACGCGCAGCAAAATTGAGAACGCTCCTTCGGACGAGCGTCACGCGCTGATAAAGGCGATTAACGAACTGGAAGAAGAAATTCAGGTCATTAAGTACCGTCTTGACGAAATGTAA
- a CDS encoding ABC transporter substrate-binding protein, with protein MRPTGTGTRPRIVKTGRIGMRPYIGIFQMKSGKGFSKRLFYNNLIRVVVLLLTLTLFLSACSENTNQNMTTVQIGLENVGTPAPGATDAASGANRGIADKPLGRIIVSVWTGGWKGNFDNEKALASVIDEYRKLYPLVTFEWRDWGNDLSAKLEQAWKGTLDKGITTPDLVLVSPTDLYQYAASGYLEAFNDYSEFTSRRADFVPAALDTCKVATVYYCMPWLAETRLTLINKRLWSLAGLDAAKLPRTFDDWDAIMPTIVKKTPDEVRAVWLKPDPLTDFLLEDLPLFQGEGSSRTPAFNNPVTQARWLNYQSNLKSGALMREALDGNSQDALNRFIGGTLAVWMDGGDSLAALKGISASNYSQNTLVTLNPVSKPGIVPYQSKGVWVVPKSAKNKSRAVDFAGFLSNDQNQLNFARIMSPFTAVPTVQKALSDPFITDTADLLAQARSLTASALSNAKPPEKLLPYPLSADNRAKLLTALTDAQRKIWSGTTPPAQALFEADKIWAEVLKQ; from the coding sequence ATGCGCCCTACGGGAACGGGAACACGTCCTCGTATCGTTAAAACCGGGCGCATCGGAATGCGCCCCTACATAGGTATTTTTCAAATGAAATCTGGCAAGGGTTTTTCAAAAAGGCTTTTTTACAATAATCTGATACGGGTGGTGGTGCTGCTGCTTACTCTAACGCTGTTTCTATCGGCGTGCAGCGAGAACACGAACCAAAATATGACCACTGTTCAAATTGGACTGGAAAATGTCGGCACACCCGCGCCGGGCGCAACCGATGCGGCGAGCGGGGCTAATCGCGGGATAGCCGACAAGCCACTCGGTCGCATTATCGTTAGCGTGTGGACGGGGGGTTGGAAGGGCAATTTCGATAATGAAAAAGCCCTCGCCAGTGTTATTGACGAGTACCGCAAGCTGTACCCGTTGGTGACATTTGAGTGGCGCGATTGGGGCAACGATTTGTCCGCCAAGCTGGAGCAGGCGTGGAAAGGTACGCTCGATAAGGGTATCACAACGCCCGATTTGGTTCTGGTTAGTCCCACCGACCTTTACCAGTACGCCGCTTCCGGCTATCTGGAGGCGTTCAACGACTACTCCGAGTTCACCTCACGCCGCGCCGATTTTGTGCCTGCCGCGCTCGATACTTGCAAGGTGGCTACCGTTTATTACTGTATGCCGTGGCTTGCCGAGACGCGTTTGACCCTTATCAACAAGCGTTTGTGGTCGCTGGCGGGGCTGGATGCGGCAAAACTCCCCCGCACTTTTGACGATTGGGATGCGATTATGCCCACGATAGTCAAGAAAACGCCCGATGAGGTTCGCGCCGTTTGGCTCAAGCCCGACCCCCTCACCGATTTTTTGCTGGAAGATTTGCCGCTATTTCAGGGTGAAGGCTCAAGTCGCACGCCCGCTTTCAATAACCCGGTAACGCAGGCGCGTTGGCTTAACTATCAGAGCAATCTCAAGAGTGGGGCTTTGATGCGCGAGGCGTTGGACGGCAATTCGCAGGACGCGCTCAATCGCTTTATTGGCGGTACGCTGGCGGTGTGGATGGATGGAGGCGATTCGCTGGCGGCTCTCAAGGGTATTAGCGCGTCGAATTACAGCCAGAATACATTGGTAACGCTCAATCCCGTTTCCAAGCCGGGCATCGTGCCGTATCAGAGCAAGGGGGTTTGGGTCGTGCCAAAGAGCGCGAAGAATAAGAGTCGGGCGGTGGATTTCGCGGGCTTTCTCTCCAACGACCAGAATCAGCTAAATTTCGCCCGCATTATGTCGCCTTTTACGGCTGTGCCTACCGTTCAAAAGGCGCTCTCCGACCCGTTCATCACCGATACCGCCGATTTGCTGGCTCAGGCGCGTTCTCTTACCGCTTCGGCTCTTTCCAATGCCAAGCCCCCCGAAAAGCTGCTACCCTACCCGCTTTCCGCCGATAATCGCGCCAAACTGCTCACCGCTCTAACCGATGCACAGCGCAAAATCTGGAGCGGCACAACCCCCCCCGCGCAAGCTCTTTTCGAAGCCGATAAAATCTGGGCGGAGGTTCTGAAGCAATAG
- a CDS encoding tetratricopeptide repeat protein has product MAAASDNSKLKVFLCHSSGDKKAVRELYQRLKAESWIHPWLDEEELLPGQTWRDEIEKAVEQSHIILVCLSPASIDKEGYVQREIKVALSYADYMPENRIFIIPLKLTDCEIPRRLKEWQWVNYYDERGHERLIKSLQLRAESLSIAVAGTLKVTKPPASLPTHDSDPFDELFAQLEAAEKAKEWDKAIRLGNRLLTLDAGHRQVRTKIANAYYERGTNYRETGDYEQAIADFSQAINFNKGQADYYFWRAFAYGEIKEEQKAFEDYKQAIRLDPNDAIAYYNRGNAYYKFKEYQRAIQDYDQAIRLDQNLASAYHNRGSTYDCLNEYQRAIQDYDQAIRLDPNFAIAYYNRGLAYKNLNEYQRAIQDYDQAIRLDPNLAVAYNNRGLAYKNLNEYQRAIQDYDQAIRLDPNLAVAYNNRGLAYKNLNEYQRAIQDYDQAIRLDPNYVLAYQNRCSVFFELKEYQRAIQDFDQAIRLDPNDDLSYYGRGLAYKKLNNKEAARRDFQKAADLGDEDAKAELMKL; this is encoded by the coding sequence ATGGCAGCGGCAAGCGACAACTCCAAACTAAAAGTATTCCTGTGCCACTCTTCTGGCGATAAAAAGGCGGTGCGCGAACTGTACCAACGCCTCAAAGCCGAAAGCTGGATTCACCCGTGGCTGGACGAAGAAGAATTGCTACCGGGGCAGACTTGGCGCGATGAAATCGAGAAAGCAGTAGAGCAGAGCCATATAATCTTGGTGTGCCTCTCCCCCGCTTCCATTGACAAAGAGGGTTACGTGCAGCGCGAAATCAAGGTGGCGTTAAGCTACGCGGATTACATGCCGGAAAATCGGATATTTATCATCCCCCTCAAATTGACCGATTGCGAGATACCGCGCCGACTCAAAGAATGGCAGTGGGTTAACTACTACGATGAGCGTGGACATGAGCGGTTGATAAAATCGCTGCAATTACGCGCCGAAAGTCTCAGCATTGCGGTAGCGGGAACGCTCAAAGTAACAAAACCGCCTGCATCGCTGCCCACCCACGATTCTGACCCATTTGATGAACTGTTTGCGCAATTGGAAGCAGCGGAAAAGGCGAAGGAGTGGGATAAAGCAATTCGGCTAGGTAACCGCTTGCTAACGCTGGATGCGGGACATCGGCAAGTACGAACGAAAATTGCCAACGCTTATTATGAGCGGGGTACAAACTACAGGGAAACAGGCGACTATGAGCAAGCAATAGCCGATTTCAGCCAAGCCATTAATTTCAATAAAGGGCAAGCTGATTACTACTTTTGGCGTGCTTTCGCTTACGGTGAAATCAAAGAAGAGCAGAAAGCTTTTGAGGATTATAAACAAGCCATCCGACTCGACCCAAATGATGCCATCGCCTACTACAATCGAGGTAACGCTTATTATAAGTTTAAAGAATACCAGCGTGCTATTCAAGACTATGACCAAGCTATTCGCCTCGACCAAAATTTAGCCAGTGCCTACCACAACCGGGGTAGCACTTACGATTGTCTAAACGAGTACCAACGTGCCATTCAGGACTATGACCAAGCCATTCGCCTTGACCCTAATTTTGCCATCGCCTACTACAACCGAGGTTTGGCTTACAAAAATCTAAACGAGTACCAACGTGCTATTCAGGACTATGACCAAGCCATTCGCCTTGACCCTAATTTAGCAGTTGCCTACAACAACCGGGGCTTAGCTTACAAAAATCTAAACGAGTACCAACGTGCCATTCAGGACTATGACCAAGCTATACGCCTTGACCCTAATTTAGCAGTTGCCTACAACAACCGGGGCTTAGCTTACAAAAATCTAAACGAGTATCAACGTGCTATTCAGGACTATGACCAAGCTATACGTCTTGACCCTAATTATGTTCTTGCTTACCAAAACCGATGCAGTGTTTTCTTTGAACTAAAAGAATACCAACGCGCCATTCAGGATTTTGACCAAGCCATTCGTCTCGATCCTAATGATGATCTTTCTTACTACGGGCGGGGTTTGGCTTATAAGAAGCTAAATAATAAAGAGGCAGCCCGGCGCGATTTCCAAAAAGCCGCCGACTTGGGAGATGAGGATGCTAAAGCGGAGTTGATGAAGTTGTAG
- a CDS encoding SUMF1/EgtB/PvdO family nonheme iron enzyme — MPEQITNMRVFLSSPGDVNEERKMALEVLERLIHRPSLREKVSFRPVAWDKPGAGTPMLASISPQEAINAGLPMPSQCDIVVVILWSRMGTPFQYEGVDYHSGTHYELMDALSNPQTTTIIYRRTEKKLFDADDDEGITQYKKVQNFFKSDLFYDPANGRIRRGVNNYAHPAEFKEKFETDLEAIVIRLLVSHTPSLVPAVASPSGAEPTEKERLQKQLVVTKRRLAVLEEQYVGFGSLHAPVHLIIQLEDTREEIADLEKRLQTAQSVSAIPTPPVSSPTPAPVVTPSQPVIKIAEPKPITPDSEREMILREIADPFTSHTHRMQIGDRLSEIGDTRRGVGVRDDGLPDIAWLAVHPGGKLEIEKQTFEIQPFYIAQYQVTFAQYEAFVQAKDGYYSAEWWQGFPKEYQPQELNEQCQKGSSNPRDNISWYRAVAFGRWLNRRMRGWQLPNPRGTGNPLIFGNNAQVRLPTEWEWQWAAQGGDEKRQYPWGAWQEGYANTSEACLKRAVAVGMYRQRAAACGAMDMSGNVWEWCQNKWEKLGEVLADGSGNSRVVRGGSFGGGRAGAFCAYRANSSPGGGGSSFGFRLVVSSPIAGL; from the coding sequence ATGCCAGAGCAGATTACCAATATGCGGGTGTTTCTCTCCTCGCCGGGCGATGTCAATGAAGAACGCAAAATGGCGCTGGAAGTGCTAGAACGGCTGATACACCGCCCCTCTTTGCGAGAAAAAGTGAGTTTTCGTCCGGTGGCGTGGGATAAGCCGGGCGCAGGTACGCCGATGCTTGCCAGCATATCTCCGCAGGAAGCGATTAACGCAGGCTTGCCCATGCCCTCCCAATGCGATATTGTGGTGGTAATTCTGTGGTCGCGCATGGGTACGCCTTTCCAATATGAAGGCGTGGATTACCACTCCGGTACTCATTACGAACTGATGGACGCGCTGAGCAACCCTCAAACCACAACTATCATCTACCGCCGTACTGAGAAAAAGCTATTCGATGCGGACGATGATGAAGGCATCACCCAGTACAAGAAGGTGCAAAACTTTTTCAAGAGCGATTTGTTCTATGACCCTGCCAACGGGCGCATCCGGCGCGGCGTGAACAACTACGCGCACCCTGCTGAGTTCAAAGAGAAGTTCGAGACCGATCTGGAAGCAATAGTAATACGCCTGTTAGTGAGTCACACTCCCTCGCTCGTACCTGCTGTAGCCTCACCTAGTGGAGCGGAACCTACCGAGAAGGAGAGATTGCAAAAACAGCTAGTTGTAACTAAACGCAGACTGGCGGTGCTGGAGGAACAGTACGTTGGCTTCGGAAGCCTCCATGCCCCAGTTCATCTGATAATTCAGCTTGAAGATACGCGCGAGGAAATTGCCGATCTGGAAAAGCGGTTGCAGACTGCTCAGTCTGTATCTGCTATTCCAACTCCGCCCGTTTCATCACCCACCCCTGCGCCTGTTGTAACTCCATCCCAACCCGTTATAAAAATAGCCGAACCAAAACCCATCACGCCCGATAGCGAGCGCGAAATGATACTGCGGGAAATAGCTGACCCGTTTACGAGCCACACCCACCGCATGCAAATCGGCGACAGGTTGAGCGAAATCGGCGACACCCGGCGCGGGGTGGGCGTGCGTGATGACGGACTGCCCGACATCGCATGGCTGGCAGTGCATCCGGGCGGTAAACTGGAGATTGAGAAACAGACCTTTGAGATACAACCCTTCTATATCGCCCAATACCAAGTAACCTTTGCTCAGTATGAGGCCTTTGTGCAAGCAAAGGACGGCTACTACAGCGCGGAGTGGTGGCAGGGCTTCCCAAAAGAATACCAACCGCAAGAGCTGAACGAGCAATGTCAAAAAGGTTCAAGCAACCCACGCGATAACATATCATGGTATCGGGCGGTAGCGTTTGGGCGGTGGCTGAATCGACGCATGCGGGGCTGGCAATTGCCCAATCCGCGCGGGACTGGCAACCCTTTAATTTTCGGGAATAACGCGCAGGTGCGCTTGCCTACGGAATGGGAATGGCAGTGGGCGGCGCAAGGGGGCGACGAGAAGCGACAATACCCGTGGGGCGCGTGGCAGGAGGGTTACGCCAATACTTCTGAGGCGTGTTTGAAGCGGGCGGTGGCGGTGGGCATGTACCGGCAGAGGGCGGCGGCATGCGGGGCAATGGACATGAGCGGGAACGTATGGGAGTGGTGCCAAAACAAATGGGAAAAGCTAGGGGAAGTATTGGCGGATGGGAGCGGGAACAGTCGAGTGGTGCGGGGCGGGTCTTTCGGCGGCGGTCGAGCCGGTGCGTTCTGTGCGTACCGCGCCAACAGCAGCCCGGGCGGCGGGGGTAGCAGTTTTGGCTTTCGGTTGGTGGTGTCGTCCCCTATCGCGGGTCTTTGA
- a CDS encoding Nif11-like leader peptide family RiPP precursor, with protein sequence MSKATALAFIEQLEVNAALKQHFDSLATGDVKSLLKMASAAGFAFSEADWKDALQSKLTPELSADDLEHVAGGASEFFQQPDHKIIGGQAALIKWYNVGFKF encoded by the coding sequence ATGTCCAAAGCAACCGCCCTAGCCTTTATCGAACAACTTGAGGTAAATGCTGCCTTGAAACAGCACTTTGACAGCCTTGCCACCGGGGATGTGAAAAGCTTGTTGAAAATGGCATCCGCCGCCGGATTTGCCTTCTCCGAAGCCGATTGGAAAGATGCGCTACAGTCGAAGCTCACCCCTGAGCTTTCTGCCGATGATTTGGAACATGTGGCGGGGGGCGCTTCCGAATTTTTCCAGCAACCCGACCACAAAATTATTGGCGGTCAGGCTGCGTTAATCAAATGGTATAATGTTGGATTTAAATTCTAA
- a CDS encoding tetratricopeptide repeat protein has product MNEKDHLQNILDETERRLLVLEQQYAQFGSLHAPPYLITQIEDTKREIAVLEWRLQTAQSALVTNPPDQFDELFAQLEAAEKAEEWDRAIRLGNRLLKLDAGHRQVRAKIAAAYYARGTSYRETGDYDQAIAEFSQAINFNKGQADYYFWRAFAYGEIKEEQKAIEDYKQAIRLNPNFALIQNEPDSSCVILKEYQRAIQNLTQTISLNPNAFAYNSRGIAYFDLKEYQHAIENFDHAIRLDPDDATAYYNRGIAYQNLKEYQRAIQDYDQTIRLDTNYTDAYYNRGNVYFEMKEYQRAIQDYDQAIRLNPEYINVYYNRGIAYFDLKEYQRAIEDYDQVVRREPDYAFAYHNRGNAYMSLNNKEAARRDYQKAADLGYEPAKAELMKL; this is encoded by the coding sequence ATGAACGAAAAAGACCATTTGCAAAATATACTGGATGAAACCGAACGCCGTCTGTTAGTATTAGAGCAGCAATATGCTCAATTCGGTAGCCTCCATGCTCCACCATACCTGATAACCCAAATTGAAGATACCAAAAGGGAAATTGCTGTTCTAGAATGGCGTTTGCAAACTGCTCAATCTGCGCTTGTTACAAACCCACCGGATCAGTTTGACGAATTATTCGCGCAACTGGAAGCAGCAGAAAAGGCAGAAGAATGGGATAGAGCAATTCGGCTGGGCAACCGCTTACTAAAGCTGGATGCGGGACACCGCCAAGTACGGGCTAAAATTGCTGCCGCTTATTATGCGCGGGGTACAAGCTACAGGGAAACAGGCGACTATGATCAGGCAATAGCCGAGTTCAGCCAAGCCATTAATTTCAATAAAGGGCAGGCTGATTACTACTTTTGGCGTGCTTTCGCTTACGGTGAAATCAAAGAAGAGCAAAAAGCTATTGAGGATTATAAACAAGCCATTCGCCTCAACCCTAATTTTGCTCTTATTCAGAATGAACCTGATTCCAGTTGCGTTATACTCAAGGAGTACCAACGCGCAATCCAAAACTTAACTCAGACAATCAGCCTCAACCCAAATGCATTTGCTTACAACAGTCGGGGCATCGCTTACTTTGATCTAAAAGAGTACCAGCACGCGATTGAGAACTTCGATCATGCTATCCGCCTCGACCCAGATGATGCCACTGCCTACTACAACCGGGGCATCGCTTACCAGAATCTTAAAGAATACCAGCGTGCAATCCAAGACTACGACCAAACCATTCGCCTCGATACTAATTATACCGATGCCTACTACAACCGAGGTAACGTTTATTTTGAAATGAAAGAATATCAGCGCGCTATTCAGGACTACGACCAAGCCATTCGCCTCAACCCTGAGTATATTAATGTCTACTACAACCGAGGCATCGCTTACTTTGATCTAAAAGAGTACCAGCGCGCGATAGAGGACTACGACCAAGTCGTTCGCCGTGAGCCTGATTATGCCTTCGCCTACCACAACCGGGGCAACGCTTACATGAGCCTGAATAATAAAGAGGCAGCCCGGCGCGATTATCAGAAAGCCGCCGACTTGGGATATGAGCCTGCTAAAGCGGAATTGATGAAGTTGTAG
- a CDS encoding ParA family protein encodes MADRKPVIIAISQNKGGTAKTTTTINLGAALTKLGKRVLLIDLDPQANLSSGVGIDPHELEHSMYHVFTDRNIALGDVTYEVDGLLVAPAHISMVTLEMELVSRHGREWLLKRKLEVLQEQFDYVLIDCPPSLGLVVTNALAACDYVLVPVQTQAYALYGVPQLMEMINVIREDLNPHLEVLGVLLTFTNRTRLSREIEEEVKNYFKEQVFNTPIRQNIKIAEAPLSGRSVIYYAPEAAEDYINLAQEVEERVNRKAR; translated from the coding sequence ATGGCTGACCGGAAGCCGGTTATAATTGCCATCTCACAGAATAAGGGCGGTACTGCCAAAACCACCACCACCATCAATTTGGGCGCGGCGTTGACTAAGCTAGGCAAGCGCGTGCTGTTGATCGACCTCGACCCGCAAGCGAACCTGAGCAGCGGTGTGGGTATCGACCCGCACGAATTGGAACACTCGATGTACCATGTGTTTACCGATCGCAATATCGCCTTGGGAGATGTGACCTACGAAGTGGATGGGCTGTTGGTTGCGCCCGCGCATATCTCGATGGTAACGCTGGAAATGGAACTGGTCAGTCGGCATGGGCGCGAATGGCTGCTAAAGCGCAAGCTCGAAGTTTTGCAAGAACAGTTCGATTATGTGCTGATAGATTGCCCTCCTAGCCTCGGCTTGGTGGTCACCAACGCCCTAGCCGCTTGCGATTACGTGCTGGTTCCGGTGCAAACGCAAGCTTACGCCCTCTACGGTGTGCCGCAATTGATGGAAATGATCAACGTCATTCGCGAAGATTTGAACCCCCATCTGGAAGTGTTGGGCGTGTTGCTCACCTTCACCAACCGCACTCGCTTGAGCCGCGAAATAGAGGAAGAAGTAAAGAATTACTTCAAAGAGCAGGTGTTTAATACCCCCATCCGACAGAACATCAAAATCGCCGAAGCGCCCCTCTCAGGACGTAGCGTTATATATTATGCACCCGAAGCCGCCGAAGACTACATCAATCTGGCGCAGGAGGTAGAAGAACGTGTCAACCGAAAAGCCCGATAA
- a CDS encoding AlbA family DNA-binding domain-containing protein, which yields MDIAEFEELLAGGENDTVEFKLDAPRYPDIANRLCGFANGAGGYLILGVEDKSWRVVGVKNPSEAKDLLLQAGRYCKPALPIEPETLDYHGKKVLIVSVPPNDGRLYQSGGQFLVRRGTHTIPMEAEEIERFFHRRGSLSWELRPVPFATLDDLDPEQVREYAELRQSGRRQNDDLPRLLLKTGAAAEDGAVIRPTNAGLLLFGRDPHEFLMQAETVCVLFGDSLGARRFLDRRIFHGTIRDQIEQAEAFLQRHMIMAGRIEGFSRIDEPEYPIGALREAVVNALVHRDYSLSGEAVRIFFYLDRVEVHSPGLLVPGIRLDELQHGASASRPRNPTLANILRELPGGYMERLGTGISFMINQMRAAGHPEPAFDERGEFVVTFRKANASRQSAPPPPIAPEAVKMTAQNLTAQSLRQACALEYIQQQGAITNREYRELTGVSESTAMRDLEALVEQGTLRASGYRRSRKYLR from the coding sequence ATGGATATTGCGGAATTTGAAGAATTGCTGGCGGGCGGCGAAAACGATACGGTTGAGTTCAAGCTGGACGCGCCACGCTATCCCGACATTGCCAATCGGCTGTGCGGTTTTGCCAACGGTGCGGGCGGATACCTCATTCTGGGCGTAGAGGATAAGAGTTGGCGCGTGGTGGGCGTGAAAAATCCGTCAGAGGCGAAGGATTTATTGCTGCAAGCGGGGCGTTATTGCAAACCAGCCTTGCCGATTGAGCCGGAAACGCTGGATTATCACGGCAAGAAAGTGCTAATCGTGAGTGTGCCGCCCAACGATGGCAGGCTCTATCAGTCGGGTGGGCAATTTCTGGTGCGGCGTGGCACGCACACCATCCCGATGGAAGCGGAAGAAATCGAACGCTTCTTTCATCGGCGCGGCAGCCTCTCGTGGGAATTGCGCCCCGTGCCGTTCGCCACACTGGACGACCTCGACCCGGAACAGGTGCGCGAGTACGCCGAATTGCGTCAGAGCGGACGGCGACAGAATGACGACCTCCCCCGCCTTTTGCTGAAAACGGGCGCAGCGGCAGAGGATGGCGCGGTAATACGTCCCACCAACGCCGGGCTGCTGCTGTTCGGGCGCGACCCCCACGAGTTCTTGATGCAAGCCGAAACGGTCTGTGTCCTTTTCGGGGACAGTTTGGGCGCGCGTCGTTTCCTCGACCGCCGTATCTTTCATGGCACAATCCGCGACCAAATCGAGCAAGCCGAAGCTTTCCTCCAACGCCACATGATAATGGCGGGTCGCATAGAGGGATTCAGTCGCATTGACGAGCCAGAATATCCCATCGGGGCGTTGCGCGAGGCGGTGGTGAACGCGCTGGTGCATCGCGATTACAGCTTGAGCGGGGAAGCGGTGCGGATTTTCTTCTATCTCGATCGGGTGGAAGTGCATAGTCCCGGCTTGCTGGTTCCCGGCATTCGGCTGGACGAGTTGCAGCATGGCGCGTCCGCCTCACGTCCCCGCAACCCCACGCTGGCGAACATCCTGCGCGAGTTGCCGGGCGGTTACATGGAACGACTCGGCACAGGCATCAGCTTTATGATTAATCAGATGCGCGCGGCAGGGCATCCCGAACCCGCTTTTGATGAGCGCGGCGAGTTTGTCGTCACTTTCCGCAAGGCAAACGCCTCCCGCCAAAGTGCGCCCCCGCCTCCAATCGCGCCCGAAGCGGTGAAGATGACCGCCCAAAACCTGACGGCACAATCGCTGCGACAGGCGTGCGCCCTTGAGTATATCCAGCAGCAGGGCGCAATCACCAACCGCGAGTATCGCGAACTCACGGGCGTATCCGAAAGCACCGCCATGCGCGACCTCGAAGCGTTGGTAGAGCAAGGCACGTTACGCGCATCGGGCTATCGCCGCAGTCGCAAGTATCTGCGCTAA